In Hydrogenovibrio marinus, a single genomic region encodes these proteins:
- a CDS encoding TRAP transporter substrate-binding protein, which yields MKRRDFIGALAGATATTALTACGQQESAAPAAAKPMETVHWKMVTTWPKNFPGLGTGANRVAELINQMSGGRIDVKVYGAGELVGAFEVFDAVSSGHAQLGHAGAYYWKGKIPSAVFFSTVPFGLTADEMNAWLYNGGGLKLWEEAYKPFGLVPNPAGNTGTQMGGWFNKEINSLEDLKGLKMRMPGLGGEVLKKAGAIPVSLPGGEIFPSLQSGAIDATEWVGPYNDLAFGFYKVTKYYYTPGWHEPGTTMECMINEKAFNALPDDLKSIVRNAMKVANLEMLSEYTARNEEALQTLIEKHNVELRHFPDEVLKELKKLSSEVIEAEAASDPLSSKVWASQKAFMKQVTQWTNVGEGAFIRARNL from the coding sequence ATGAAAAGACGCGATTTTATCGGCGCTCTGGCGGGCGCAACGGCAACTACAGCATTAACCGCTTGCGGTCAGCAAGAGTCAGCAGCGCCTGCGGCAGCAAAGCCGATGGAAACAGTACATTGGAAAATGGTGACCACTTGGCCGAAGAATTTCCCTGGCTTGGGAACGGGGGCGAACCGTGTGGCTGAGCTGATCAATCAGATGTCTGGTGGGCGCATTGACGTCAAAGTTTATGGTGCGGGCGAATTAGTCGGTGCATTTGAAGTATTCGACGCGGTTTCCAGTGGACATGCGCAACTTGGACATGCTGGTGCCTATTACTGGAAGGGTAAGATTCCTTCGGCAGTGTTCTTTTCGACAGTGCCATTCGGCTTAACCGCAGATGAAATGAATGCATGGCTCTATAACGGCGGCGGGTTGAAACTATGGGAAGAAGCCTATAAGCCATTCGGTCTTGTGCCAAATCCCGCGGGGAATACCGGAACGCAAATGGGGGGGTGGTTCAATAAAGAAATCAACTCTCTGGAAGATTTGAAAGGTTTGAAAATGCGCATGCCTGGTTTGGGTGGCGAAGTGCTGAAAAAAGCGGGCGCGATTCCGGTTTCTCTACCGGGGGGTGAGATTTTTCCTTCACTGCAATCTGGTGCGATTGATGCGACCGAGTGGGTAGGGCCTTATAATGACTTGGCATTCGGTTTCTATAAAGTGACCAAATACTATTACACACCGGGGTGGCATGAGCCAGGAACCACCATGGAGTGTATGATTAACGAGAAAGCATTCAATGCGTTGCCGGACGATCTGAAAAGTATCGTGCGCAATGCCATGAAAGTGGCAAACTTGGAAATGCTGTCTGAATACACGGCGCGAAATGAAGAAGCTCTGCAAACGCTGATCGAGAAACACAATGTTGAGTTGCGTCATTTCCCGGATGAAGTATTGAAAGAACTGAAAAAATTGTCTTCAGAAGTGATTGAAGCTGAGGCCGCTTCTGATCCGTTGTCGTCAAAAGTGTGGGCGTCGCAAAAAGCCTTTATGAAGCAGGTCACTCAATGGACGAATGTCGGCGAAGGTGCTTTTATCCGCGCTAGAAATTTGTAA
- a CDS encoding HopJ type III effector protein: MTPQQLIEKLNQNPVDFNKVMQVIDTNYDFTPTRFVNGEQVNEENTNNGSCKLLAFGQMNQLSQQATLNAFGKFYTEEVLQDPVGDSHGNIRNFMTTGWQGVQFDSFPLVQK, encoded by the coding sequence ATGACACCTCAACAACTAATTGAAAAACTAAACCAAAATCCGGTCGATTTTAATAAAGTGATGCAGGTCATTGATACTAATTATGACTTTACGCCAACGCGTTTCGTGAATGGCGAACAAGTAAATGAAGAAAACACCAATAATGGTTCTTGTAAGCTTTTGGCATTTGGTCAAATGAACCAACTGTCGCAACAAGCCACCTTAAATGCTTTTGGTAAGTTTTATACCGAAGAGGTTCTACAGGATCCAGTAGGCGACAGTCACGGCAATATCCGCAACTTCATGACAACTGGCTGGCAAGGTGTTCAGTTCGATAGCTTTCCGCTAGTGCAAAAGTAA